Proteins from one Ricinus communis isolate WT05 ecotype wild-type chromosome 9, ASM1957865v1, whole genome shotgun sequence genomic window:
- the LOC8261524 gene encoding uncharacterized protein LOC8261524 isoform X8: MSTTGGCRYRQAIPVGHFGGRLDINSNYGLRKAFLPQGSRKYSPLRQPTAQQVLIDKISAGPINVFIIGAHTNFAIFLMKNPHLKKNVKHIYVMGGGVRSQNPTGCCPRNTRLSCHPRQCGDNGNLFSDYTSNPYAEFNIFGDPFAAYQVIHSGIPVTLVPLDATNTIPISENFFNTFELNQHTYEAQYCFQSLKMARDTWFGDQFYTSYFMWDSFTSGVAVSIMRNSHKQNGENEFAEMEYINITVVTSNEPYGAYDGSNPFFDGRKVPKFNLKKGGAHSGHVQTGLRDPFCTVQNEQGRCQDGYTKEVTGSEGVRVLVATRAKPNPDTSSELDRAYFKSFLDVLNHPQQTGRFNFTTQFPYYKEVLYKPDFGTKRLGKPVVFDMDMSAGDFLALIYLLKLPVELINLKGIIVSPTGWANAATIDVVYDLLHMMGRDDIPVGLGNVFARNQSDRIFSAVGDCKYVKVIPHGSGGFLDSDTLYGLARDLPRSPRRYTAHNSVKFGAPRDTDHPELRQPLALEVWDTVVRKLEPGSKISILTNGPLTSLAEIILSDNNASSVIKDVYVVGGHISHNNLDKGNVLTSHSNEYTEMNIYLDPLAAKTVFESSLDITLIPLEAQRKVSSFSKILQSLSKTNKTPEALFARRLLSRLYRLHQAHHRYHHMDTFLGEILGAVSLGGGHDSLLNSILKIKRIKVLAEGVESREGEIVVDEKQGKLVRLLDSVDPTVYYNHFAWQLGVKMQSAVIGSFDEQRRIWSTKPNSK, encoded by the exons ATGTCAACAACAGGAGGCTGTAGATACAGACAAGCTATTCCTGTGGGCCATTTTGGAGGACGATTAGATATTAATTCCAACTATGGCTTAAGGAAAGCGTTTCTGCCACAG GGCAGCAGGAAATATTCCCCTCTTCGACAACCTACTGCACAACAAGTTCTGATAGATAAAATATCTGCAGGCCCTATTAATGTCTTTATAATAGGAGCTCATAcaaattttgcaatttttcttATGAAAAATCCGCATCTAAAGAAGAATGTCAAGCATATATATGTAATGGGTGGTGGTGTGAGGTCACAAAATCCTACTGGTTGTTGCCCACGAAATACACGCTTATCTTGCCATCCTAGACAGTGCGGTGACAATGGCAATCTGTTTTCAGATTACACTAGTAATCCTTACGCTGAGTTTAACATTTTTGGAGATCCTTTCGCTGCGTACCAG GTTATCCATTCAGGAATACCAGTAACCCTGGTGCCCCTGGATGCAACAAATACAATTCCTATAAGCGAGAATTTCTTTAATACATTTGAGCTTAACCAGCATACATATGAGGCACAATATTGTTTCCAATCTCTGAAAATGGCTCGTGACACTTGGTTTGGTGACCAATTCTACACG AGCTATTTCATGTGGGATTCTTTCACATCAGGAGTAGCAGTTTCTATCATGCGTAATTCGCATAAGCAAAATGGAGAAAATGAATTTGCTGAAATggaatatatcaatataactGTTGTTACTTCAAATGAACCTTATGGAGCATATGATGGTTCAAATCCATTCTTTGATGGCCGTAAAGTTCCAAAGTTTAATCTGAAGAAAGGTGGAGCACATAGTGGTCATGTACAGACAGGCCTTAGAGACCCTTTCTGCACTGTGCAGAATGAGCAAGGAAGATGCCAG gaTGGCTATACGAAAGAGGTAACAGGTTCTGAAGGAGTTCGTGTTCTTGTGGCAACGAGAGCAAAACCTAATCCAGACACTAGTAGTGAACTTGACAGGGCCTATTTCAAGAGTTTCTTAGAT GTTCTGAATCACCCTCAACAAACTGGAAGGTTCAATTTTACAACCCAATTTCCTTATTACAAAGAAGTTCTGTACAAGCCAGACTTTGGAACCAAAAGACTTGGCAAACCTGTTGTCTTTGACATGGACATGAGTGCTGGAGATTTTCTTGCTCTAATCTATCTCCTTAAATTGCCTGTAGAACTGATCAACCTCAAG GGTATCATTGTAAGTCCAACTGGCTGGGCAAATGCTGCAACCATAGATGTGGTATATGATTTGCTGCATATGATGGGTCGTGATGACATTCCAGTTGGTCTAGGAAATGTCTTTGCTAGGAACCAGTCTGATCGAATTTTTTCTGCTGTTGGAGACTGCAAGTATGTTAAGGTCATTCCGCATGGTAGTGGTGGATTCTTGGATTCAGACACACTCTATGGTCTTGCTCGAGATCTGCCACGAAGCCCCAGAAG GTATACTGCACATAACTCTGTAAAATTTGGAGCACCTCGCGACACTGATCACCCTGAACTCAGACAACCTCTAGCACTTGAAGTTTGGGACACTGTAGTAAGAAAATTGGAGCCAGGATCTAAGATTAGCATATTAACCAATGGACCATTGACTAGTTTAGCAGAGATAATTTTATCAGATAATAATGCAAGCTCTGTGATTAAG GATGTGTATGTTGTTGGAGGACACATTAGCCATAACAATCTGGACAAGGGAAATGTCTTGACTTCCCATTCTAATGAATATACGGAAATGAATATATATCTTGACCCCTTGGCTGCAAAGACAGTTTTTGAATCATCACTTGACATTACTCTCATTCCACTTGAGGCCCAGCGCAAAGTAAGTTCATTCTCCAAGATCCTACAGAGTCTGAGCAAGACAAATAAGACACCAGAGGCATTGTTCGCGCGGCGTTTGCTATCAAGGCTTTACCGGTTGCATCAAGCACACCACAGATACCATCACATG GATACATTCTTGGGGGAAATCCTTGGTGCAGTATCCCTGGGTGGCGGCCATGATTCCTTGCTGAACTCAATCTTGAAAATTAAACGGATTAAGGTTCTTGCTGAAGGCGTTGAATCCAGAGAGGGAGAGATTGTGGTGGATGAAAAACAAGGGAAATTAGTCAGACTATTGGATAGTGTAGACCCTACAGTATATTACAACCATTTTGCATGGCAATTGGGAGTTAAAATGCAATCTGCCGTTATAGGAAGCTTTGATGAGCAGAGAAGAATTTGGAGTACAAAACCAAATTCTAAGTAA